From Rhodovibrio salinarum DSM 9154:
GATGCACCCGATCGATGCCGACACCAGCGTCTCGCCCGGCTCGTGGGACGCCGCGATGCGCGCGGTGGGCGGCGTCTGCGCGGCCGTCGACGCGGTAGTGACGGGCGAATGCGACAACGCCTTCTGCGCCGTCCGGCCGCCCGGACACCATGCCGAACGGGCCCGGTCGATGGGGTTTTGCCTGTTCTCCAACGTTGCGATCGGCGCGCTGCATGCGCGCGCATCCCACAATCAGCACCGCATTGCGGTTGTGGACTTCGACGTCCACCACGGCAACGGCACGCAGGACATCTTTTGGGACGACCCCGATCTGTGGCTTGCCTCGATCCATCAGTTCGGCATCTATCCCGGTACCGGAAAGGCGGGCGAGCGCGGCTGCGCCAACAACATCGTCAACGTTCCGCTGCCGGCGATGACCGGGTCGGAGGGGTTCCGTCAGGCCTGCTCCGACATCGTGCTGCCGCAGCTTGCCAAGTTTCAGCCCGACCTGATCCTGATCTCCGCCGGTTTCGACGCCCACGTGAAGGACCCGTTGGCGGCGCTGTGCCTGGAAGAGGACGATTACACCTGGATCACCGAGCAGATCATGAAGGTCGCCCGCTCGGCCAATGGCGGCCGGATCGTCTCGGTGATGGAGGGGGGCTACGAGCCCGAGTCCATGGCCGCCAGCGCCGCCGCGCACGTCAAGGCATTGCTGCGGGTGTAGGGTGCGGCTGCCCGCGCGCTTGCCGCTGGGCGGGCGTGGGTCTACAGTCCGCCCGCGTTTCGAGGGGCGCGGCGGTGCCGGGTAACCGGCTGCGCCCGGCGCCTGTCTTAGCCACCAGCCGACCAAGCCAGCGAGAGCCACGAACGTACGTCATGGCGGATCAATCCAAGCAATCCGGCAGCGCCGAACAGGCGGCGCCCTCCGACATCCAGCAGATGAGCTTCGAGGACGCGCTCGCCGAGCTGAAGCAGATCGTCGAGCGTCTGGAGAAGGGCGAGGGCAAGCTCGACGAGGCGATTCAAGCCTACGAGCGCGGCGCGCATCTGAAGCGCCATTGCGAGCAGAAGCTGAAGGAAGCCGAGGCCAAGATCGAAAAGATCCGGGTCTCCGGCGCTCAAGGCGACGGCAGCGGCGGCCAGGTGTCGACCGAGCCGCTTGACGTCCAATAGGCACGCGGGTCAGCCGTGACCGATCTATCCGAAGCCCTCAAGAGCACCGCCGCAGCAGTCACCCGGCAGCTGGATGAGCTGTTGCCGCAGATCGGCGGCCCGCGTGGTCGGGTCGTCGAGGCGATGCGCTACGCCTGTCTGGCTGGCGGCAAACGTCTGCGACCCTTCCTGACCGTGGCGTCCGCCCGGCTGTTCGACGTGCGCGACCCGCGCGCGCTGCGCGTTGCCGCGGCGGTCGAGATGATCCACTGCTATTCCCTGGTGCATGACGATCTCCCGGCGATGGACGATAGCGATCTACGCCGCGGTCAGCCGACGGTGCATCGCAAGTTCGATGAAGCGACCGCGATTCTGGCCGGTGACGGCTTGTTGACGGAAGCCTTCGCGATCCTGAGCGAGCCGGCCACGCACAAGGACCCCCTGATCCGCGGCGAACTGACCCGTGGCCTGGCCGAGGCGGCGGGCGCGCGTGGCATGGTCGGCGGCCAGCAGGTCGACATGTCGCACGAACGTGCCGAGCTGGACCTCGACGGCATTACCGAGTTGCAGCGGATGAAGACCGGCGCGTTGATCGAGTTCGCCTGCGAGGCGGGCGCGATCCTGGGCGGTGCGGACACCGAGTCCCGGACGGCGCTGCGTGCATACGCGCGTGACCTCGGGCTTGCTTTCCAGATCGCCGATGACCTGCTGGACGTCGAGGCGTCCTCGGAGCAGGCCGGCAAGCCGACCGGCCGGGATGCCGAGGCCGGCAAGGCGACCTTTGTCGGTCTGATGGGGCAGAAGCGCGCCCGCATCCGTGCTGAGGAACTGGTCGATTCCGCCTGCGGCCATTTGGATCGGTTCGGCGACAAGGCCGATCTGCTACGTCATACCGCGCAATTTGTGGTCAACCGCCCTTCCTAGCCTTAGGTCCCAGGGCCAGGGCCCAATCCTCCGCCCTGAGAGCGACGTTCGCGAGGGAGAACTGTTTGCGTAACGACACCAAAACCCCGCTGCTCGACACCCTCCGGGATCCTGCGGACCTGCGCCGCCTGCACGAAGGGCAGCTGCACCAAGTGGCCGATGAACTGCGGCTGGATATGATCGACAAGGTGTCGCAGACCGGCGGCCACCTGGGCGCTGGTTTGGGCGTGGTCGAGCTGACGACGGCGATCCACTACGTCTTCGAGACGCCGGACGACAAGCTAATCTGGGATGTCTCTCACCAGTGCTACCCGCACAAGATCCTGACCGGTCGGCGGGAGAAGATGACTACGCTGCGCCAGGGCGAGGGGCTATCCGGGTTCACCAGCCGGGCGGAAAGCATCTACGACCCGTTCGGGGCGGCGCACTCCTCCACCTCGATCTCCGCGGGCCTTGGCTACGCGGTGGCGCGTGA
This genomic window contains:
- a CDS encoding histone deacetylase family protein, yielding MTTRLYWHTDCFNHDPGRMHPEHPSRLKAVLKALEGDDFAALTHHECPMGTNEQVARVHPQKYIDNMYAAIPAEGMHPIDADTSVSPGSWDAAMRAVGGVCAAVDAVVTGECDNAFCAVRPPGHHAERARSMGFCLFSNVAIGALHARASHNQHRIAVVDFDVHHGNGTQDIFWDDPDLWLASIHQFGIYPGTGKAGERGCANNIVNVPLPAMTGSEGFRQACSDIVLPQLAKFQPDLILISAGFDAHVKDPLAALCLEEDDYTWITEQIMKVARSANGGRIVSVMEGGYEPESMAASAAAHVKALLRV
- a CDS encoding exodeoxyribonuclease VII small subunit; protein product: MADQSKQSGSAEQAAPSDIQQMSFEDALAELKQIVERLEKGEGKLDEAIQAYERGAHLKRHCEQKLKEAEAKIEKIRVSGAQGDGSGGQVSTEPLDVQ
- a CDS encoding polyprenyl synthetase family protein, translated to MTDLSEALKSTAAAVTRQLDELLPQIGGPRGRVVEAMRYACLAGGKRLRPFLTVASARLFDVRDPRALRVAAAVEMIHCYSLVHDDLPAMDDSDLRRGQPTVHRKFDEATAILAGDGLLTEAFAILSEPATHKDPLIRGELTRGLAEAAGARGMVGGQQVDMSHERAELDLDGITELQRMKTGALIEFACEAGAILGGADTESRTALRAYARDLGLAFQIADDLLDVEASSEQAGKPTGRDAEAGKATFVGLMGQKRARIRAEELVDSACGHLDRFGDKADLLRHTAQFVVNRPS